ACCCTCCCGACAGGCTGACAATCCCAAAGCTGCAGCTATATGAGATTTACCCGTGCCGCTGTTGCCTACCGCCAAAATATTCTCCCGCTTTTTGATATACTCGCAAGCTGTCAACTCTAAGACCAGTCGTTTATTAAGGCTGGGAATGGCCATAAAATCAAACGAATCAAGCGTCTTGATTATTGGAAAACCCGCCTGTTTGATTCGTCTTTCCGTGCCCTTCCGCTCACGCTCTATCAACTCAAGTTCCGAAAGCTGCATGAGAAAACCGGCTGAATCAGTTTTCTCCTTAGCACACTGAGCCGCCACTTTCTGATACTCACTCAGAAACACCGGCAGCTTTAAAGCTTTAAGATTATGTGATAACAGAACCGATACATTGCCGTTGCTCATAATTGCTCTCCGGTCAAAAGAGCCTGATAACAAGATGCGTCAACGCTTTTAATATTGATTACAGGAAGAGCCGCCAGCCTCTGTTCTGATAAACGAACCGCTTCGAATAACGGATCTTTGCCGGACATGATTAACATATTAATTGATTCAAAATTAACGGCATTATACTCAAATGCTTTCTCTATCGCCCTTTCGACCTCTGAGGTCCCGAAGTCTCTGAGCAGCTGCAGTATCTTGATGTATTCACGCTTGCCGGGATTACCGTTCCTGGCTTCAAAGTACCGCCTGAGCGTTGCAAAACATCAGGGCAACTCCCATGAGCTAAAAGGCAAGGCGCCATCCAAACCTCCCGGTTTACGCTCCAGTAAAGGCAGGTAATGCCGTGGATCAAAAATAAACTCATCCTTCTGATAACAGCGTTGGTGAACTGCTATCACCAAAGCCTTATGACAGATATTGATTTTATCGACATAGGCCTTGACAGTCACTTCCCGATAGGCATATTCAACCGGCACCGAGTAGCTGTTAGTCTTAAAGTGTACTAAAGACAGGCTGGTTACCCGACGTTCTTTTACGGCAAGCATCAAACGGTTCAGACGGCAGCTGCCGAAAGGTACTGCGCTCCTGCTCTAAAAGCTCACCGATAGTTTTATTCTTGCCGGCAGCTTTCATGGATAAACGTTTCCGGCACCGGTCAAGAAGATAGCTGTTAAGCTTCTCCCAACTGTTAAACCTTGGCACCGGCACAAAAAAGTTGCGCTGAACGCAACCAACAATCCCTTCGACTACCCCTTTCTCATTGGGACGACCGACATTACAGAAACAGGATAAAAACAGGTAGTGGCTGCGCAGAGCTATGAAATCATCGGTGAGATCACGTTTTTTACCAGCAGTGCTCATCTTAGATTTGAATATCTTCTTAACCGCTGTGCTCATATTGTCGTACAGGTTTATCGGCGGAACCCCCTCATAAAACGCATAGGCTGAGTTATGCCCATCCTGGACTGCCTCAATAGCCTCTGTCTGATAGGCTTTAGCAAACACGGCATCGCTATAGGGCAAAACCATGCAAAACATATAAGCGGTACGCTCCTTGCCTTCGATGAACACCTTAGCCTGACCAAAATCTATCTGGCATGTTCCCGGCTTTTGCTCTAAAGGAAAATACACCTCTTTTAGACGAAGTCTCTTCTCTCGAACATAGTCTTTGACAATCGCGTGACCGCCATTAAAACCATGCTCCTGCTTGAGTCGGTCAAAGATACGCTTGGCCGTATGACGCTGCTTCTTCGGCGCTTGGTAATCAGTTTCCAATATTTGATTAATAATTGGTAAAAAGGGGCTTAGCTTGGGTTTAGGACGCGGTTTGGAAAGCCGGCAACCCGGCGGACTGGCATATAAAAGCATCTTGCTGACTGTCTTACGGTGAAGACCGGTGCGGCGAGATATCTCGTGCCTGCTTAAACCCTCGTTAAAAAAAGCCGGCGAACTAAATCATACTCATACAAAATCTTCATTCCTTTCCCTCCTGCTATTAGAAATCTCTAGTACCTACTTGCGTAGTTTAGCGTAATATGATTTCCTTTTCTGGTTACCAAGCTCTGCTTGGTAACCTATTGCTGGTACTTATGATAATCTAATGGCTTTTCGTTATCAAAACCAAATCATGTTAAACTGATTTTTTCAAGCAAGTACTAGTCTAATGCAGAAGATATCAGGAATGGTACACTTTTACTCCGCCGTTTTAATTAAATGCTTGGTACACTTTTCAACCGCCGTTTACAGTGATGTATCTAAAATGAGCTATGAAGATACTATCAAAGCTGATCCAAATGCTCAGATAATCTTTAGAGGATATGAAAAGCTATCAGAAGAAAAAAAGCATCAACTAAAAGATTATGTAGAGTTTCTATTGAAAAGGGATAGAGCAAAAGAAAAATGATAATTACTAAGAAACCTTTTTATCCAACATCTAAAATATCATTTTACTCAAATAGAGTGCTAAAGAATCTCAATCTTAAAGAACCACCAATTTTCACTAAACCGGTTTTAGAGTATTTTGGCATAAAACTCAGTATAATTGATACTCAATCAGATATAGATTTTGAAAAGGAATACGGAATAAAGTTCAACATTCCCGCATTTCTATACAATCATAGCGAAAAACCTAAGATATTTGTTAGAGAAGATGATAACCCTGAACGAAGAAAGCTTAGTATAATGCATGAGTGTGGCGTTTTGATATTCCTTGGCACACCGGGCTAACCTATCTGTGTGATAATTATGAAAATGAGGAAAGCGAATTACAACGAACCGAGCAGGAAGCATTTGAGCATGCAGCTCATATCCTATTTCCATCAGAAAGCTATTTTAATGATGCAATGAGTCTTCCATTAAGCCTGAACGCAATAGAGTTAATAGCAGACAGGTATAAAGTATCGTTTGAGGCTGCTGCAATACATTACATTAAATATAATCTCAATCCATGTGCAATTATTTGCTGAGTGGTCTAATACATTGTGGAAAATGTAATGCTAAGATGATTGGAAGTTCCGCAAAATCGGGACAGCATTTTTATTATGCTTGCCAAAATTATAGTAAGCGTGGAAAAAGTGTTTGCAATGCCAAACTAATCAATAAAAAGGAAATTGAGAATATTTTAATAGATCGAATTAAAACTCATGTTCTAACAGAAAAAAACTTAACAGAACTCTTAAACATAGTTATTGATGAATTAAATCAGTCTAATAAAGGATTTGAAAATAAGTTAAAATCAATTGATATGCAATTAAACGTACATCATAATAAACTCGATAAATTGTATTCTTCTCTTGAAACAGGCAAACTGGACATTGATGATATTGCCCCAAGGATAAAAGAACTCCGTAAACAAACAGATAAGTTTAATCTTAAAAGAAATGAGATTCAAGATGAAATACAAAATCCAACATTTATACCATTCGATTTGAAAATGCTAAAACACTATGTTAAAGACTTGGCGGATTTGCTTAATAAAGGTTCAATTATTGAGAGAAAATCGTTCCTTCGTTCATTTATTAAGCGGATTGTTGTTAACCATCCTGAAGTAAGAATTGACTATAAGTTACCTATTATCAATGAAAAAGACAGAAACCCCGAATCAGAAGTTCTGTCTATAATAAAACTGGCTCCCCGG
This genomic window from Candidatus Zixiibacteriota bacterium contains:
- the istA gene encoding IS21 family transposase, translating into MSRRTGLHRKTVSKMLLYASPPGCRLSKPRPKPKLSPFLPIINQILETDYQAPKKQRHTAKRIFDRLKQEHGFNGGHAIVKDYVREKRLRLKEVYFPLEQKPGTCQIDFGQAKVFIEGKERTAYMFCMVLPYSDAVFAKAYQTEAIEAVQDGHNSAYAFYEGVPPINLYDNMSTAVKKIFKSKMSTAGKKRDLTDDFIALRSHYLFLSCFCNVGRPNEKGVVEGIVGCVQRNFFVPVPRFNSWEKLNSYLLDRCRKRLSMKAAGKNKTIGELLEQERSTFRQLPSEPFDACRKRTSGNQPVFSTL
- a CDS encoding zinc ribbon domain-containing protein, with the protein product MCNYLLSGLIHCGKCNAKMIGSSAKSGQHFYYACQNYSKRGKSVCNAKLINKKEIENILIDRIKTHVLTEKNLTELLNIVIDELNQSNKGFENKLKSIDMQLNVHHNKLDKLYSSLETGKLDIDDIAPRIKELRKQTDKFNLKRNEIQDEIQNPTFIPFDLKMLKHYVKDLADLLNKGSIIERKSFLRSFIKRIVVNHPEVRIDYKLPIINEKDRNPESEVLSIIKLAPR